The stretch of DNA GAAAacaccatgaaattatgaaagcATTTTCATTCTTCAGTACAGTCATACAGGAAATACTATAGATGGGAGAAATAGTCGTTCTTTATGGCAGCTTCATAATGTTAAATATGCTCAGTATTGGGAATCAGGGTAGGAGCCATATTATCAGAGGACAAGGCATGCTGTTGAGTAAAGGTAACAGGAAATATGCGTTTAGATATTAGTAATCCGAGCTCCAAAATGGAACACTGCAATATTTTCAAGAGGGACAAGGTTTGTCCCAATAAACATCATATTCTGCTACCTCCGTGACAGTCCTGTAGACAGGCTGCTGGTCAGTCCACACACAGAGTAGATATATGGCTGCAATCCTCTACAGTAAGCCCACACACTCCCCAACTGTATACTGCTCTTTCTTTCCCGGACTGCTGGCTTGCAGAGGACAACTGGAGGCCTCACATTTTAAAGCCTTTCAAGTTAATTGCCACTACTCCATCATTGCTCCCATAAACCTAAAATCTGGCAAACTCAACTTGTCTCCATCTGTGGACAACCTATctgtgttgtgcatgtgtatatgtacatatacactgTATGTTATGTGTATATACTATTATAAGTCTGGACACTACCACGCATTGGTTGTTTTCGGTATTTGTCAAGGAATAATGCAATTATAACTTTAAACTTCTTTGAATAAGTTGAATTATGCCAATTAAATACAGTATAGAATACATTATTGAACAAAATGAGCTTATTAGGAGCCAACACAGCCACCGGATGAGAACACAGCTCATCTGCTGGAGCAGTTGCAGAGGGAGAAAGCCAAACATCAGGTAACATCCACAGATCATCTGTGGGAGGTGttgagaaagttctggatgaaATGGAAGACAAGGTATGACAGAAGCGGTCTGAATCAAGCCAAAAAGTAAAGCGGAAATCAAGGCCAAAGGCAGATATACCAAGTGCTAACGAAAACAACCAGAGGTAGTGTTCGCagacttttggtcccctgaatACATACGCACAAACGCAGACCCACATATTATACAAACAATACGCAGGCAgttccattttcattcatttaaaaatctataatgttaccatttgaatatatgaattTCCTTCAACAGTGAAATCAACTAATATCTCAAAATTGTGCATCTACCAAAAATgccaacattttaaaaacttaAAACGGTCAGCTGAAAACCATAGTATGAATGGGCAGAAGCTCTTGCAGATTTACCAAATGCAGTGTTTTGCAGCCAGGACTGACCTGaaatatttatatagcactgtaCAATTCTGAACATGACTTCAGGTTTATAACTAGGTTGTGTTATAATACAGTGCTTTTGAAGTCAGTTGTGTGGTTCCATGGCATATGAACGGTGCTATTGTGTTTCTGACAGCTGGGCCTTGGGGTATATCATGGACACACTGCAGCCTactaaaaattaagaaaaatgttgcaaatgttgcacttctttcattttgtctctccctctcacttaaGTCTCTGCCAGTGAGGCAATTGAAACGTGAACgcgcgcgtgcgcacacacacacacacacacacacacacacacacacacacacacacacacacacacacacacacacatacacacacacacgcgcgcagacacacatcTCAGTAACTCATAATcagtctctttccttctctaGACTGGAccgtcagacagacagaaactaTGGAGACAGTAACAGGTGTGTAATTTAATCAGAAGGACTCATAGCAGCCGCGGGCTGAGGCCGATCAGACTTCCCATAACGGCCCCAGCAGTACAACCCACACCTGCCCACTGTGAGCTGTCCCCCTCAGACAGGGGTTCCATCTTTGGGCACTTTACTCCCAGCTTCGGCAGCCCCCTCCGGAGGAAGGGTGACCCCTGCCACCTCTTTGCTCTGTTCTTCCTCCTTCTTGTCCCCCATTTCTGCCCCTTCCTCAGTAGGTGGGGGTGTCCTGTCCTGGGGCGTCTCCAGGGGCATTGGCACAGTGCTCCCCTCCACAGCTGGGGCTCCATCCTTGGCCAGTTCCATCACCTCCTGGGCCAGTGGGATTGCCTCCTGGGCAGAGGGGAGGCCCACATCGTTCCCGCTTTCCGCCCCACTCAGGGGCAACATGTCCGCCTGCAGGGCCTTTGTAGGCAGGGTGAAGCCCATCTTCCCCACGGTCTCCACCCCGCCCTCCTGTGCCACCGAGCCGGGCGTCTCCCTCTGCAGCCAGTCCATCTTCTGGAGGTGCTGGCGGATGGCGTCTTCGACCCGCGCGTCAATCATGGCCTCGGTCAGAACGCCGTCCTCAGAAGAGTACGCCGCAGCCTGCGGAAGGGAGGAATTCAAGAGACGAGTGTGACTAAAAATAATCAATGACAATTACACTCAAACTGATCTCTAGTGAAGAACGACATTCGCTTTAGAGAAATCGACCCTCAGTGTGTTGAAATGGCCGCTCGAGCTCAGTGCCTTCTCTGGTGAACGGTGTTATTCTGTCCATGGTCTGTATATCAGAGGtaagagagagactgacaaTCAGAAGCTCTAATTCAGCGCCTTGATCATAGAGTTCCAAACTGTTAtttctttcagtttttatttttatgtcacaACTTCCATGTTCACCCCCACACATAAAAATCGATGGGTAAAAAACTGTTTCACTTTCATACAAAGTACTAGCTCTCCTCCATGTACTCCTCTGATTCTCAGATAATACTTTGCGAACAGAGGTCCGGTAGCTCTTACATATTATGATATACAGTTAAGGAACTGGACAATTAACGGACAAGAGTTGGATTTCACCCTAAGTTgttcaggcacacagacagaaaggaaGCAGAGGCTGGTAGGCAGAAGCGCTAAAAGTGCAGAACGAGACGGAGAGAAGAGGAGACCCACCTGCCAGGCCACGCCCAGTTTGGAGATCTCTCTCCCCGACATGCCCTCGATGCGGCTGGCGATCTCCGAGCACTTCTGCCCATAGTCAAACTGCGCCAGCTTCAtcctcctgcagggggcggcAGAGAGCAAGAGCATTCCTCATGGGCATCCACCGACTGCTCTATTACACCCATTTTAGAAAACCGCAATAAACACGATTAAAATCATTCGATCCAGTCCAGAGCATTACTTATAGGTCTATTTTTAGCAACCTGGCTTCACCTTGTTGCCCGTAAACCGGGTACTGCCTGATAAGAAAGAACAAAGCAATTCATTCCACATGTCAAAACGACTTTGAATGCTGTGCTTAACCTATATGGTGTCATTGCACTAAGTTACTGTGATTCTAAATAAAGTACATTCTGTTTATcgaaagaataaaaataaatacaagtgcGAGGGTGACAGAACGGGAAAACGCTGTGGAGAATATTTTGGACAGCGCTTGTTGCTTATTTAAGAGGCTTTGACCGCACTTCAGAGCAGGGAATAATATGTAGGCCAGGCCAGCAGGGAGATAGGAGGGTGACCCCAGGAATCAGGCCTAGTTCCTGGTCTAGTCGTCAGCGCCACTCTGGCGTACCCCAGGGGGCAGAATGTAGCGTGGCCCAGTTTGGCACTGTGTGCTGCAGACTCACTGTCTCCCCCCGGTGGCCGGCTCCAGCACGTATCTGTCGAAGTAGAGCCGCACCAGTCTCTCCCGCTCCTCCGGGCCCGGCAGCGCAAAGTTTACGATCTCGTCGATACGGTCGTTTATCGCCCAGTCAAACTGCTCCGGCTGATTACTGGCCAGGACCAGCATGAACCTGGGAGGGCAGGAAATACTATCTTAAACACCGACAAAATAATGTTCAAGCCATTATCTGTACTTGCTTTACTACTTCAAAAGCGGGTATCTACCTTAAATTTTTCCAGATAATTAGgccattgaaaaaataaataaatagaaattgacAGAGCCCATAACCTATGTGAAATACCAGCAGTATTGTGTGGCAGTGACCCAATTTCACCATTGTGTTACACAATAAACAATGCATTATATAATGGGACTGACTGCAGGGTAGACTTGAGAGGGTTATTGATGTGGTGATGGCTGCTGCAGTGAGACTTAGGGGGCGCAGAGTTAGAGGAGACCCCGACTACTGCAGTAAATGAAGAGGGGTCACTTAGGGAGTAGACCCAAGACATTGTGCAGGGGAAGCAACCGGCAATGCCACTACCTCAATAATAGcccacataaaaataaacaaaccattGCAGAACAACAGCAAGGTACAATACAAACAGACTGCCTGCATATTTACTTATGCAACAAAATGTGGGCAGTCCCAGGGAGGAAGTTGCACTCCCTTGGTCTTGCCACCACTTTTCTCTAGCAATCCCACAACACAAAGTCGTTGTGCGTTATGTTGAAATGGAGTCATTGCTTCCAGTGAAGGTTGCTGGCAATTAAAGCAAAATGGTATGAAACAGTCAACTGAATGAATAATGTTGGACTGCCAACCTTCTATTGTGGGGCTGCGATTATTTTTGAACCAGTCAGAGCACTGGATATAGGAGAATTCAAGTCAAGTGACTTGGTTCGGTGCTCTGAAGACTtaattttcctttcttttttttttccagatctTGACAAGGAGCAATTATTGTTTGAAGCAGTGGCTGGAACTACATTAGTCCATGGCAATTCATGAAACCGCGTTACGGCAACTTCCTCTCTTGACTTTTATGATTTTTATTTGgggccctgattggctgagctctTCATGAAACGTGTTTTAGActtgacaatgaaaaacactcTGCATATATGTACGTATACAGTATGCTTTACAGGCGCTTATGTTCATCTAATGACAGAGTCAGTCACAAAATGCTACTCAAATACATCAATTAAACAACTGTACGAGCAAGGCAAGCTTTATGGAAATGAAAATAGTGAGTAAAGGTGAAGAGAATGGTGAGTAAAGTTAAAGAGAATACTTGTAGGTAAATATGGACTGACTTGTTGCTCTGTTCGCCTGTGCGATAGAGGAATGCGTTTAAAGTAGCTCTGAGGTCCTCACTGATCTTCTCCTATGAAATAAAAGCACACGTCACTAAAAggcatacacaaacagacacgtgagcgcacacacaaatgttcacaggcacgctcaaacacacacacacacacacacacacacacacacacacacacacacacacacagacacacagacacacagacacacagacacacagacacacagacacacagacagacacagacacacagctcaggGAGGCTTACAGTGGATCTCTTGCGAAGGAATGCATCAGCTTCATCTACAAAGAGTAGCAGGCTGTCAGAGAAAAGAACGTAATGTTAGTTTTTAGTTCTTCATTTATTCTTCAAAAAAACAGTACAGGAAGATCAATTCTACTAGTGAAATGCAGTCAGAGGAGTGCCCATACATACTTATATAAAAGAACAATTAGCCTACAATCACTTTTTTAATTGCTCATTTTAAGTACAATTCTGTGGAGGGGGCAAGGGCATGAGGTTTATTAGTAGTGGGCAGGGTGTGTAGTCCGTACCCGCGGCGGCTGGTGTTGGCCCAGTCAAAGACCTTGTGCATGGCAGTCACTCCGTCACGTCCCATGGGTGCCACGTCTCCACCCGTCATGATGGCATAAtccatcccagaatgcactgccaGCTTCTGCTCAACACACAAGTCACTTGCATTGTGAACACAGAAAATTCCACAGTGCACCTTCTGACAGAAAGTGTGCTATTGCTATTTACCATAACATGACATTTTCATAAACAAAACTACATAGCAACAAGGAAAGTGCAGATTTAACAGTTGAGGTGTTGTGGCCAGGTCTGTAATCAACTACACAATTTCCCCGACTGTgcttttgtgaaaatgtaatgccCATTACCCCATCTAGTGGTATATTCATATACTGCAGGTATGTCCGAACAGAAAATAGCTAAGAAATAGGAGGCAGTTCAAGATCTTCTAGGTCCAGTCGTtttcaaactcggtcctggggcccCACGagcatgctggtttttgttccaactacACCAGCAATCTCAAAGTAATGAACAAGTTACATAGTCTTTTTTCTGAtacactttttttattgttgctaATTTGTCTTAATTACACTTTTTAAATTTGTCTTACCCTCTTTAGCCTGATTATGTCAGAGAGCTAAGCTATTCTATGCagaatagctatgcatgccatgaagaacaAAAGTccccatattcacattgtgctaGATTACAAATGATTACATAAagagttttttttaactgatgGTGAATCAACTGGCTCCTAATTGCTTCTGAAACGATaacgagccaaacctgcattgtgttaaattATTTTCACTTGCTGCACTAGCTGATAAAAAGTTAAAAGGGGCTATTAGATTAGACTTGCAAGCTGGCTTGTTAGTGCTGTCAGTTTGGCAGTTTGAACTTGCTGGGCATCAGGAATGGCAAGATTATGACAAGGGAAAATGAGGGCTGGAAAAGGAGTCTTTGATTGGCAAGGCATGTGTGGAGCTGAATGAGAGCACTGCATCAAACAGGAAACAGATACTCCAAATGATGAATGGTGGAGATTCAGATTACATTAAGAATTTATCAATTCATACTTCACTGATTTATTCATCCGGTGAGCTCCTACTTTTCATTGTGGCCATTTGTTAATTAATGTGTCGAGTTTTCAATTTGATgtggcattttttatttatttatgggcTCAGTTTCATTATTAAGTTTGGTCGTTTGCTAATTAATGTGTCAAGTTTTCATCTTTTACTTGCTCATTTTGTCCATTCATGGGTTGGGTTTTCACTATTTGACGTGgttatttgatattttaattGTGCCACTGAATGGCTTCCATACAGGTATCCCACCTTGGCAAAGAGAGTCTTGCCGGTACCAGGGGGGCCGTACATGAGAATGTTCCGGTATAGCCCACGATTCTGACGGGTGTTCCGGGTAGCTATGGCGATGTCACGCACTCGTTCTTCCAATGATGGCTATAGATTGAGAATAAGGGACAGAAACAAGAAATATGAATTTGGACATTTTACAGAATATTTCCAATGCATAAACTGTAGCTTTCAGCTCCAATATCTTAGCTTCTGTGTTGTCGGTACATAAGAGTTTTGACAGTGCTGAGGTTTTGTAGATGTATAATGTCTGTGCATATTGATAGATTTCAGGATGTGTTCTTATTTAGATTGTGGGTAATACATCTCTGCAGTTTTTCATAGTTAAAATTATGTGAGTAGCTTTGTTGTGTCTGTATAGAGTGGGCTACTGACAGTGGTGACAGCGTTTTTATGTGTAGCTGCATTTTCTATGAAACGGATACTCACACTGAGCACAACTCCCTCCAGAGCGTCCTGTGGCTTGCTGGTCAAACGCTTTGTCATCTGAATGGCAGAGGAAAAGCAGGACCATCACCACCAAGACAACTGTGGCTGTGGGTACTAAAGTCACCCAAACACAAGGACACACTCCTCCCCTCCCGAGTGTAAGAGTGAGACTCTCACTGCCCTGCCTCATGTGAGGCCAATAAAGATGAACTTGAATGAGCGCTCCAACACGCTCTCCTACTTTAACTGAGCTCCAACACGCTCCCTACATTAACTGAGCGCTCCAACACGCTCTCCTACCTTAACTGAGCGCTCCAACGGCTCTCCGACCTTAACTGAGCGCTCCAACACGCTCTCCTACCTTAACTGAGCTCCAACACGCTCTCCTACCTCAACTGAGCGCTCCAACACGCTCTCCTACCTTAACTGAGCGCTCCAACACGCTCTCCTACCTTAACTGAGCACTCCAACACGCTCTCCTACCTTAACTGAGCTCCAACACGCTCTCCTACCTCAACTGAGCGCTCCAACACGCTCTCCTACCTTAACTGAGCGCTCCAACACGCTCTCCTACCTTAACTGAGCGCTCCAACGGCTCTCCGACCTTAACTGAGCGCTCCAACACGCTCTCCTACCTTAACTGAGCACTCCAACACGCTCTCCTACCTTAACTGAGCACTCAAACTGCTCTCCGACCTTAACTGAGCGCTCCAACGGCTCTACGACCTTAACTGAGCACTCCAACAGGCTCTCCGACCTTAACTGAGCACAAACACGCTCTCCTACCTTAACTGAGCGCTCCAACGGCTCTACGACCTTAACTGAGCACTCCAACAGGCTCTCCGACCTTAACTGAGCACAAACACGCTCTCCTACCTTAACTGAGCACAAACACGCTCTCCTACCTTTACTGAGTGCTCCAACACGCTCCCTACCTTAACTGAGCACAAACACGCTCTCCTACCTTGAATGAGCGCAAACACGCTCTCCTACCTTAACTGGGTGCTTGACAGCCTCAGCCACCGTGATCCTGGACGTCTCTCTGACCAGTGACGGTTTTCCCAGCCGAGCCTCGATATAGCGCCCTGCCACAGCCGTTGCATTCCGTGCTGAGTACACTCCCACGGCCAGCAGGGTCAGCCCCGCAACCTGCGAggggcgagggagggggggtcattACGGGACCCTGAGGGCGTGGTGGGGGAAGGCATCAACACCATGGTAACAGCAACCAAAAAGTAATCCTTTAATGATAATACTCTCAGCAGGCTTCAGGGCAGCAGGAGTGAAGACTCTCTCACCGTTGCTGTCACTTTGTCCCAGTCCGACACAAAGGCCCGAAAGCCCTCCCCAAACACTGCACCCGCCGTcctgaggaagagagacagTCAGCTCCTCATCCACCCAGCCTCAGCCCTTACTCCCCCCATAGCTCACAGGGCTAACCGAGCAGAAGCACATTACAGGAAGGCAGGTGCACACGGATGCTAGTAAAATAAAGCAGCAATTCATCCTTTCCATATGTCATAGGTATGTATGTATCAGAGCCATCTATTTACAGTAGTACTCTAAGCTCAGCATCATATGCAAGTATGACTATGCCTGTGGTCCCTTGTAGGAACCTTCACATAATCTGCTTAGTAGTGGAGGCAATTTAGTTATATTTCTATGTTTGTAGAGATGGATCATTAACAAAGCTACTCCGATCacgtgccttgctcaagggtagaGCCGAACACATTCAGCCATACTATGACAGAACCCGCCCCGTGTCTTGGCACCACGCCCCGGCCCTCCTCCGCCTCTCTCACCGGATGGTCTCCAGGACGGTCTGCCGGTGCTCTGCGGCCTTCAGGCGGATCTGCTCGCGGATGATGTCGGCGTTTTCCCGCTCGGTGCGCGCGCGAGCCTTGGCCTCCGCCTCCACGCGCAGCAGCTCGTTCTTCTGCCGGAGCTCCATCTCGTGCTCGATGGTCGCTGAGGGGCAGACAGGaggccgtgtctgtgtgtgcttaacGGAGACCTCGCACAATCTCAGATTGGTGGTTACCTTTGAGCCTCCACCCAAGCTCGATCCAATTCCACGAGGCTACACAATATGGCAGATCAGCCCAACGCCACAGCATTTGCATTGATGTTGTTTTTCCCCAAATTGTGGAATAAATGAAATTGTTGGAAGGGGAATTTTGTTGTTATAGCACCCCTATAAGTCAATAAATATGACCATTTTAGAGAATGGTTCCATGAGTTCAGACAGACATATTAAATGTCATGGTCATAAATCaatgtaatatgtttttttatattggcTTATTGGCTTAtttataattgtttatttttcctagGAGATGGATCTAGATGATCATTGTGCAAAATGTTGCACAACTACAAAGGCACTAAAGCATTCAACATTACCATGATGAAATCCAAAAAGTATTAACAGCAAAacttttatccatccatccattatctgaacccgcttatcctgaacagggtcgcaggggggctggagcctatcccagcatacattgggcgaaacgcaggaatacaccctggacaggtcgccagtccatcacagggcacacacaccattcactcacacactcatacctatgggtaatttagactctccaatcagcctaacctgcatgtctttggactgtgggaggaaaccggagtacccggaggaaacccacgcagacacggggagaacatgcaaactccgcacagagaggccccggccgacggggattcgaacccaggacctccttgctgtgaggcggcagtgctacccactgcaccatccgtgctgcccaaaacttttataaataaaaaaaattatttaagcCATAGGGTTTACAAGGTGCCAAAATAACTTGCAAGATAAACAATCATTAAACATGCCACCACAATGATTGACTACAATGGAACTGGTCAAGCTTTCAGTAAACTACATCAGAATTCACTTCAGGACTGAGTGATCCCATTCTGGATGTCTTGAAAAAGACAGTGTGTTTTTAGCGGACAAACTCATACAGAAAACCGATAGCATTGGTGTGACAGACCACCCTACCTTTCCTCATCGCCTCCTGCTTCAAAACGGATTCCTCTTGTTTGCGCAGATTCTCCTCATTCAGGGCTTGCTATGGACACAGAAAAAAAGGGTGTCAGGCAGAGATGGACATGCTGGaatcatttcacaattttaTCCTTTCATAGGAGTTAATACAAACTTAATCCTTTCATGAGTAATACAAACAGGGCATACTCAGATATTACAACATCAATCTCAGCTTAAAAACTATCACATGTAAATTCATATTACTTTATATAGGTGAGGAACTCACCTGCTGTCTTAGCTGATCCTCATACCTCTGTCTGGCCAGCTGGTCTTGGTACTTCGCCCTCTAGGAATGGTAGAGTGACATAATCATTAGCTCCCCATTTACCCAGTCCGAGACCCATCCAGTAAGCACACAGTTGAGTAAACACAGCTTCGTTGGCACCGTACCGATTGATGCTGCTTGGTCTCCTCTGTGAGTGTTTTCCTCCTCTCATCCCCCTGGATGCGGATTTGGTCTCCTTTCAGCTGTTCCACAGCAGCCTCGTACTCCTGCGCGGAAAACAGAGCAGGTACTTTAACAGGgagttcattttaaaaaagcaccaGGGCAAGCGAACCAATGGACCGAGGGAGGCATGCAGGTCATGAGACTGACATGCTCCCTTTCATACTGAACACAATACACAGTTAGCACCTTTACACCCAAAAGCATATTGGAAGAAGATCCTTTATCCGTTTAAATGTTGTACCTTGATTTTACTCTGATGCTCCATCTGCACAGACTGCTCCTGCATGCGCGCCAGGTCCAGGGCCTCCTTTGCATGGCCTGCAGGAGAACATCAGCCGACCAATTAGGAAAGTTGATCATCACATTAAGAGATGTAGTCATAGGTCATATTCGCAAATAAACTAGGCCTATAAAAccgacaaaaaaaataaaaaaataaaaaaataa from Conger conger chromosome 14, fConCon1.1, whole genome shotgun sequence encodes:
- the atad3 gene encoding ATPase family AAA domain containing 3 translates to MSWLFGLNKGQSDPPPGIPVPPPPPPPAGSSGGSGGDKPKDKWSNFDPTGLERAAQAAKDLDKSRHAKEALDLARMQEQSVQMEHQSKIKEYEAAVEQLKGDQIRIQGDERRKTLTEETKQHQSRAKYQDQLARQRYEDQLRQQQALNEENLRKQEESVLKQEAMRKATIEHEMELRQKNELLRVEAEAKARARTERENADIIREQIRLKAAEHRQTVLETIRTAGAVFGEGFRAFVSDWDKVTATVAGLTLLAVGVYSARNATAVAGRYIEARLGKPSLVRETSRITVAEAVKHPVKMTKRLTSKPQDALEGVVLSPSLEERVRDIAIATRNTRQNRGLYRNILMYGPPGTGKTLFAKKLAVHSGMDYAIMTGGDVAPMGRDGVTAMHKVFDWANTSRRGLLLFVDEADAFLRKRSTEKISEDLRATLNAFLYRTGEQSNKFMLVLASNQPEQFDWAINDRIDEIVNFALPGPEERERLVRLYFDRYVLEPATGGRQRMKLAQFDYGQKCSEIASRIEGMSGREISKLGVAWQAAAYSSEDGVLTEAMIDARVEDAIRQHLQKMDWLQRETPGSVAQEGGVETVGKMGFTLPTKALQADMLPLSGAESGNDVGLPSAQEAIPLAQEVMELAKDGAPAVEGSTVPMPLETPQDRTPPPTEEGAEMGDKKEEEQSKEVAGVTLPPEGAAEAGSKVPKDGTPV